One segment of Thermoanaerobaculia bacterium DNA contains the following:
- a CDS encoding 4Fe-4S binding protein: MPHFIQETCIACGVCEVKCPTHTITGDKKEKFVIHPERCIDCSVCARYCPVSCIENNAGQLVEKVKPKEIPKAIVDRDLCTGCEFCIDICPFDCIYLIEDPLHETMVHKIAEVDAPACVSCRLCETVCDKDAIFVPNPITQAKRYLPVI; the protein is encoded by the coding sequence ATGCCTCATTTCATACAGGAAACCTGCATCGCTTGCGGCGTGTGCGAGGTCAAGTGCCCGACGCACACGATCACGGGCGACAAGAAGGAAAAGTTCGTCATTCACCCGGAGCGCTGCATCGACTGCTCGGTCTGCGCGCGCTATTGCCCGGTCTCGTGCATCGAGAACAACGCGGGCCAGCTCGTCGAGAAGGTCAAGCCCAAGGAGATTCCGAAGGCGATCGTCGACCGGGACCTGTGCACGGGGTGCGAGTTCTGCATCGACATCTGCCCCTTCGACTGCATCTACCTGATCGAGGACCCGCTGCACGAGACGATGGTCCACAAGATCGCCGAGGTCGACGCGCCGGCCTGCGTCTCGTGCCGGCTGTGCGAGACGGTCTGCGACAAGGACGCGATCTTCGTCCCCAACCCGATCACCCAGGCCAAGCGCTACCTTCCGGTCATTTGA